A genome region from Pseudomonadota bacterium includes the following:
- a CDS encoding polysaccharide deacetylase family protein, with amino-acid sequence SRVIDAMFAEAYDEREFAGRYFLTWDALRAMRHAGMEIGGHGHLHFTDTAVSSDEAAADARRCLSLLEQRLAMTVRSYAYPYGIYVPATVNVLRAHPIDAAFTCRAGLDWIDSPLTIDRLDCSMFPTQANAEPCAWSVAEKRAAEHAQPS; translated from the coding sequence TCTCCCGCGTCATCGACGCCATGTTCGCAGAGGCATACGACGAGCGTGAGTTTGCAGGCCGCTACTTCCTGACGTGGGATGCGCTGCGCGCGATGCGCCACGCCGGCATGGAGATCGGCGGGCACGGACACCTGCACTTCACCGACACGGCCGTATCGTCTGACGAAGCCGCGGCCGACGCGCGCCGCTGCCTGTCGCTGCTCGAGCAGCGCCTCGCCATGACGGTGCGCAGCTACGCCTATCCCTACGGAATCTACGTACCCGCAACGGTGAACGTCCTGCGCGCCCACCCCATCGACGCCGCCTTCACGTGCCGCGCCGGGCTCGACTGGATCGACTCGCCCCTGACCATCGACCGCCTCGACTGCTCCATGTTCCCCACGCAGGCGAACGCGGAGCCCTGCGCGTGGTCGGTTGCGGAGAAGCGGGCCGCGGAGCACGCCCAACCGAGCTGA